A genomic stretch from Flavobacterium sp. KS-LB2 includes:
- the cmk gene encoding (d)CMP kinase, producing the protein MKKITIAIDGFSSTGKSTLAKQLANQLGYIYVDTGAMYRAVALFAMQNGYINADFFDKQSLINSLPSIKLQFKFNADLGFAEMYLNEVNVETQIRTIEVSSFVSKVAEVSEVRAKLVEQQKEMGKDKAIVMDGRDIGTIVFPDAELKIFMTASATTRAQRRFEELQQKGDDVTYEAVLKNVEERDYIDTHRVDSPLVKAEDAIEIDNSYLNREEQFQVVLDLVNEITKTL; encoded by the coding sequence TTGAAAAAAATTACCATAGCAATTGATGGATTTTCCTCTACAGGAAAAAGTACGTTAGCTAAACAACTTGCAAATCAATTAGGATATATCTATGTTGATACGGGAGCAATGTATCGTGCTGTAGCTTTATTCGCTATGCAAAACGGTTATATAAACGCTGATTTTTTTGACAAACAATCATTAATCAACAGTTTGCCTAGTATAAAATTGCAATTCAAATTTAATGCTGACTTGGGTTTTGCAGAAATGTATTTGAATGAAGTGAATGTTGAAACTCAAATCCGGACGATTGAAGTTTCTAGCTTTGTGAGCAAAGTAGCCGAAGTTTCTGAAGTTCGTGCCAAATTGGTAGAGCAACAAAAAGAGATGGGAAAAGACAAAGCGATTGTTATGGACGGTAGAGATATAGGAACAATAGTTTTTCCTGATGCGGAACTTAAAATTTTCATGACAGCAAGTGCAACCACCAGAGCACAAAGACGTTTTGAAGAATTGCAACAAAAAGGCGATGATGTGACTTATGAAGCAGTTTTGAAAAATGTGGAAGAACGTGATTATATTGATACTCATCGAGTTGACTCTCCATTAGTAAAAGCAGAAGACGCTATTGAAATTGATAATTCATATCTAAATCGAGAAGAACAATTTCAAGTTGTTTTAGATTTAGTAAATGAAATTACTAAAACGTTATAA
- the lon gene encoding endopeptidase La, translating into MSNHKILTIDNLSLQEFDSEADLIPLLTPEDEEEMNNEALPELLAILPLRNMVLFPGVVIPITAGRDKSIKLINDANAAGKTIGVVAQINEEDEDPTKDDIHKIGTVARILRVLKMPDGNITVILQGKKRFEIDSVIEESPYLTAKIKEVPEKRPRKNDTEFVAILDSIKELAIQIIKESPNIPSEATFAIKNIESQSFLINFVTSNMNLSVKEKQDLLAINELKGRALETLRYMNIELQKLELKNDIQSKVRFDLDQQQREYFLHQQMKTIQEELGGVSQEEEMDEMLQKSLTKKWDEKTKKHFEKELSKMRRMNPQAPDFGIQRNYLELFLELPWNEYSKDNFDLKRAQKILDRDHFGLEDVKKRMIEHLAVLKLRNDMKSPIICLTGPPGVGKTSIGRSIAEALGREYVRISLGGLRDESEIRGHRKTYIGAMPGRIIQSLKKAGTSNPVFVLDEIDKLSNSNHGDPSSALLEVLDPEQNNSFYDNFLEMGYDLSKVMFIATSNNMAAIQPALKDRMEIIKMSGYTIEEKVEIARQHLFPRQLKEHGLTTKDLTIGKKQLEKIVEGYTRESGVRGLEAKIAQVIRNAAKSVAMEEEYNKKVTEEDIIKTLGVPRLERDKYENNDVAGVVTGLAWTSVGGDILFIESLLSPGKGSMTITGNLGTVMKESATIALEYIKANAQLLGLDSEILSKYNIHLHVPEGATPKDGPSAGIAMLTSLVSLFTQKRVKKNLAMTGEITLRGKVLPVGGIKEKILAAKRANIKEIILCHENKSDIDEIKPEYLEGLSFHYVKEMSEVLKYALTDQKVKNAKTL; encoded by the coding sequence ATGTCAAATCATAAAATACTTACCATTGACAATCTGTCACTTCAAGAATTTGATTCGGAAGCAGATTTAATTCCACTTTTGACTCCTGAGGATGAAGAGGAAATGAATAACGAGGCATTACCGGAATTATTGGCTATTTTACCGCTGCGAAATATGGTTTTATTTCCTGGGGTAGTCATACCAATTACTGCAGGACGTGACAAATCGATTAAATTGATCAATGACGCTAACGCTGCTGGAAAAACTATTGGCGTTGTAGCTCAAATCAATGAAGAAGACGAAGATCCTACCAAAGATGATATTCATAAAATAGGTACTGTAGCGCGTATTTTGCGTGTGCTAAAAATGCCTGATGGAAATATAACGGTAATTCTTCAGGGTAAAAAACGTTTTGAAATTGATTCTGTTATTGAGGAATCTCCTTATTTAACTGCAAAAATCAAAGAAGTTCCTGAAAAAAGACCTAGGAAAAATGATACTGAGTTTGTAGCAATTCTGGATTCTATTAAAGAATTAGCGATTCAGATTATCAAGGAAAGTCCAAATATTCCAAGTGAGGCTACTTTTGCGATTAAGAACATCGAAAGTCAATCGTTCTTAATCAATTTTGTTACTTCTAACATGAATTTGTCTGTTAAAGAAAAGCAAGATTTATTAGCGATTAATGAATTGAAAGGAAGGGCTTTAGAGACCTTACGTTATATGAATATTGAGTTACAAAAACTCGAATTAAAAAATGATATTCAGTCCAAAGTTCGTTTTGATTTAGACCAACAACAACGTGAATATTTCTTGCACCAGCAAATGAAAACCATTCAGGAAGAATTGGGTGGTGTTTCTCAGGAAGAGGAAATGGATGAAATGTTGCAAAAATCTTTGACTAAAAAATGGGACGAGAAAACTAAGAAACATTTCGAAAAAGAATTATCTAAAATGCGTCGCATGAACCCTCAAGCACCAGATTTTGGAATTCAAAGAAATTACTTAGAGTTGTTTTTGGAATTGCCTTGGAACGAATATTCCAAAGATAATTTTGATCTGAAAAGAGCACAAAAAATATTGGACAGAGATCATTTTGGTCTTGAAGATGTGAAAAAAAGAATGATAGAGCATTTGGCAGTTTTAAAATTGCGAAATGATATGAAGTCTCCGATTATCTGTTTGACAGGACCTCCCGGGGTTGGTAAAACTTCAATTGGACGTTCTATTGCAGAAGCGCTTGGTAGAGAATATGTGCGTATTTCATTAGGTGGTTTACGTGATGAATCAGAAATTCGCGGACATAGAAAAACCTATATTGGCGCCATGCCGGGAAGAATTATTCAAAGCTTGAAAAAAGCAGGAACTTCTAATCCAGTTTTTGTTTTAGATGAAATTGATAAATTATCAAACAGTAATCATGGTGATCCGTCTTCGGCATTATTGGAAGTTTTAGATCCAGAACAAAACAATTCTTTTTATGATAATTTCCTAGAAATGGGATATGATTTATCAAAAGTGATGTTCATTGCGACCTCAAATAATATGGCTGCGATTCAACCTGCGTTGAAAGACCGTATGGAAATTATCAAAATGTCTGGTTATACCATTGAAGAAAAGGTAGAAATTGCACGTCAGCATTTGTTTCCTAGACAATTGAAAGAACATGGTTTGACTACTAAAGATTTGACTATTGGAAAAAAACAATTAGAAAAAATTGTAGAAGGATATACACGTGAATCTGGAGTTCGTGGTCTGGAGGCTAAAATTGCTCAAGTAATCCGTAATGCAGCCAAATCAGTTGCAATGGAAGAAGAGTACAACAAGAAAGTAACTGAGGAAGATATCATAAAAACACTTGGTGTTCCAAGATTAGAAAGAGACAAATACGAGAATAATGATGTTGCCGGAGTGGTAACTGGTTTGGCATGGACTTCTGTTGGTGGTGATATTCTGTTTATAGAATCGTTGCTTTCTCCTGGAAAAGGATCCATGACTATTACTGGAAACCTAGGTACGGTTATGAAAGAGTCGGCAACTATTGCTTTGGAATATATTAAAGCGAATGCACAGCTTTTAGGATTGGATTCGGAAATACTTTCAAAATACAACATTCACTTACACGTTCCAGAAGGCGCTACACCAAAAGATGGTCCAAGTGCTGGAATTGCGATGTTGACGTCTTTAGTTTCGTTGTTTACACAAAAACGTGTCAAGAAAAACTTGGCGATGACAGGAGAAATCACGTTGCGTGGAAAAGTATTACCAGTAGGTGGAATCAAAGAAAAAATCCTAGCTGCCAAAAGAGCCAATATCAAAGAAATTATTCTATGTCATGAAAATAAAAGTGATATTGATGAAATAAAGCCAGAATATTTGGAAGGACTTTCTTTTCATTATGTAAAAGAAATGAGCGAAGTATTAAAATATGCTTTGACTGATCAGAAAGTTAAAAATGCAAAAACGTTATAG
- a CDS encoding anti-sigma factor, which translates to MKKENKKLDHLFEKFENQWDIETIENNHEKRFLKKLKTKKSNWKRFVSIGIAASIIVMVGLSIFNHIPKKTEELRFASKETKQTDSIFTVLIEKELEKIKEKKSPENEKIISDALKQMRTLDNDYEKIIKELETNGESKQIIYAMISNLQTRISFLQNVLLHIENNEKFKNISDEKTI; encoded by the coding sequence ATGAAAAAGGAAAATAAAAAACTAGACCATTTATTTGAAAAATTTGAAAATCAATGGGACATTGAAACCATTGAAAATAATCATGAGAAACGTTTTTTAAAAAAATTAAAAACTAAAAAATCAAATTGGAAACGTTTCGTTTCTATAGGTATTGCTGCTTCTATCATAGTTATGGTGGGACTTTCCATCTTTAATCACATTCCTAAAAAAACAGAAGAATTGCGATTTGCATCGAAAGAAACAAAGCAAACCGATTCTATTTTTACGGTTTTAATTGAAAAGGAATTAGAAAAAATAAAAGAAAAAAAATCACCCGAAAATGAAAAAATAATTTCCGATGCACTCAAGCAAATGAGAACATTAGATAATGATTATGAAAAAATAATTAAGGAATTAGAAACAAATGGAGAAAGTAAACAAATTATTTATGCCATGATTAGCAATCTTCAAACCCGAATTTCTTTCTTACAAAATGTACTGCTACACATTGAAAATAATGAAAAATTTAAAAATATATCTGATGAAAAAACAATTTAA
- a CDS encoding RNA polymerase sigma factor yields the protein MSLTNYNIEELIVLCKQKNQKAQCEVYNRYAKAMYNVSYRIVKDVHFAEDVMQEGFLKAFTKINTYKQEVAFGAWLKRIIVNCSIDFYKKNNQFKPEDFDTTLHKIEENDSALNESANFNELKVKQILEAINSLKYNYRMVLTLFFIEGYDQEEISEILNISYANCRTTLSRAKDCLRKKLEEL from the coding sequence TTGAGTTTAACCAACTATAATATTGAAGAATTAATCGTGCTCTGTAAGCAAAAAAATCAAAAAGCACAATGTGAAGTTTACAATCGCTACGCAAAAGCGATGTATAATGTTTCGTATCGAATTGTAAAAGATGTACATTTTGCTGAAGATGTTATGCAAGAAGGTTTTTTAAAAGCATTCACAAAAATAAATACCTATAAACAAGAAGTTGCTTTTGGTGCTTGGTTAAAAAGAATAATCGTGAACTGTAGTATTGATTTTTATAAAAAAAATAATCAATTCAAACCCGAAGATTTTGACACTACGCTTCATAAAATAGAAGAAAATGATTCAGCTTTGAATGAAAGTGCAAATTTTAATGAGCTAAAAGTAAAACAAATTTTAGAAGCCATCAACTCCTTAAAATACAACTACAGAATGGTTTTAACCTTATTTTTCATTGAAGGATATGATCAGGAAGAAATCAGCGAAATTCTTAATATTAGTTATGCTAATTGCAGGACTACGCTAAGTAGAGCGAAAGATTGTTTACGAAAAAAACTAGAGGAATTATGA
- the porQ gene encoding type IX secretion system protein PorQ, giving the protein MLKKLFLYSSIFVCSLAYSQIGGKYTYQFLNLVTSPRQAALGGKVITIYDNDVNQAHFNPATINAEMDNHLALNYGSYFKEVTYGTASYAYTYDRHLQTFQAGVNYVNYGNFEGYDENGQPTSEFTGSEIALSFGYAYNIPYTDIHIGASAKLISSTLESYNSLGGAIDIGALFIDERNDVNWGLAIRNIGTQFSTYNGINEKLPLEIIFGVSQELENVPIRWHLTLENLQQWNIAFSNPVREEPSFDGESTEEKVSFINNALRHVIVGVELFPKKAFNLRVGYNFRRAEELRLEEQRNFSGVSLGFGLKLNKLKFNYSYSRYTLAGNTSLFGLTINFQE; this is encoded by the coding sequence ATGTTAAAAAAACTTTTTCTATACTCTTCAATTTTTGTTTGTTCTTTGGCTTACAGTCAAATAGGAGGCAAGTATACCTATCAGTTTTTGAACTTGGTCACTTCACCAAGACAAGCGGCACTCGGTGGAAAAGTAATCACCATTTATGATAATGATGTCAATCAGGCTCATTTTAATCCAGCGACCATCAATGCCGAGATGGACAATCATTTGGCTTTAAATTACGGGAGTTATTTTAAAGAGGTGACTTACGGAACGGCCTCGTATGCCTATACTTACGATCGTCATTTGCAAACTTTTCAAGCAGGAGTAAATTATGTGAACTATGGTAATTTTGAAGGCTATGACGAAAACGGTCAGCCAACCTCAGAATTTACCGGAAGCGAAATAGCGTTGTCTTTTGGGTATGCCTATAATATTCCCTACACCGACATTCATATTGGAGCAAGTGCTAAATTAATATCTTCTACTTTAGAAAGTTATAATTCGTTAGGTGGTGCAATTGATATAGGGGCACTTTTTATAGACGAGAGGAATGATGTTAATTGGGGTTTGGCTATTCGAAATATAGGGACTCAGTTTTCTACTTATAATGGCATTAATGAAAAACTACCACTCGAAATCATTTTTGGTGTTTCACAGGAACTCGAAAACGTACCCATACGGTGGCATCTTACTCTAGAGAATTTGCAACAATGGAATATTGCTTTTTCAAATCCAGTTAGGGAAGAACCTTCATTTGATGGAGAATCTACCGAAGAAAAGGTGTCATTTATAAATAATGCTTTGCGACATGTAATAGTAGGAGTAGAGCTTTTTCCTAAAAAAGCGTTTAATTTGCGTGTTGGATATAATTTTCGAAGAGCAGAGGAATTACGCCTTGAGGAACAACGTAATTTTTCGGGGGTTTCATTAGGTTTCGGACTTAAATTGAATAAGTTGAAATTTAATTATTCCTATTCCAGATATACATTAGCAGGAAACACGAGTCTTTTTGGGCTAACGATTAACTTTCAAGAATAA
- a CDS encoding head GIN domain-containing protein: MKNSIKLFVSCSLLLTTMTYGQWSSNQKIKGNGNVTSEKRMTNSYDKIAITGFFDVELVAGKEGNITIKGEENLLPLIKIEVVNQVLKISTEKNKYISTSKGKQIIIIVPFESISQVTLTGSGDVVAKNSIKAKSFLAKLTGSGDMKLDVEANDFDVNLSGSGDIVLTGNTENFNSNLNGSGDIDAGNLKAKNAKITVSGSGDSKVFCSESLHARVSGSGDIEYIGNPKKKDTKVNGSGAISKG; the protein is encoded by the coding sequence ATGAAAAATTCAATCAAATTATTTGTTAGTTGTTCTCTTTTACTAACTACAATGACTTATGGACAATGGTCCTCCAACCAAAAAATAAAAGGCAATGGAAATGTAACTTCTGAAAAAAGAATGACAAATTCCTATGATAAAATCGCTATTACAGGTTTTTTTGATGTCGAATTGGTTGCAGGAAAAGAGGGAAACATTACTATCAAAGGAGAAGAAAATTTATTGCCTTTAATTAAAATTGAAGTTGTTAATCAAGTATTGAAAATTTCAACTGAAAAGAACAAGTATATCAGCACAAGTAAAGGAAAGCAAATTATCATAATAGTTCCTTTTGAAAGTATCAGTCAAGTTACTTTGACTGGCTCTGGTGATGTAGTAGCAAAAAACAGCATTAAAGCAAAATCATTTTTAGCTAAATTAACAGGTTCAGGTGATATGAAATTAGATGTTGAAGCAAATGACTTTGATGTTAATTTAAGTGGTTCAGGAGATATTGTTCTAACAGGAAATACTGAAAATTTCAACAGCAATTTAAATGGTTCTGGTGATATAGATGCTGGTAATTTGAAAGCCAAAAATGCAAAAATTACTGTTTCTGGCTCTGGAGATAGCAAAGTTTTTTGTAGTGAAAGCCTTCATGCCCGAGTTTCTGGTTCTGGAGACATTGAATACATTGGAAATCCAAAGAAAAAAGACACAAAAGTAAATGGCTCAGGAGCAATTTCGAAAGGATAA